In one Thermosipho ferrireducens genomic region, the following are encoded:
- a CDS encoding adenosylcobalamin-dependent ribonucleoside-diphosphate reductase, translating into MYSEVVQTWKNVEPSKNAYKILSERYFVKDLDGTYLENTWADVCRRVARVISTAELVNDPAMLNLSDAEKLDRIKEWEVSFYELLKSRIFIPNSPTLFNAGMGVKKELLWKPLENMSLNDYWEIYNTRNHLHMLSACFVVPVEDSIDGIFEAVKEYALITKAGGGIGSNFSKLRPKGSFVAGTHGQASGPISFMHVFNSAIAVVEQGYRRRGALMGILNINHPDIEEFITAKENNDGEKILKFFNISVGIPFEKEIFLKLYEEDGEIELKHPKFEIIRKIKVRKLMEKITKNAWKTGDPGFAFLHEMNKYYALYPEKEIISTNPCGEIGLAPYEACNLGSIDVAKFADEHGNYDWEALEKTVRLAIRFLDNVIDVSVFPLEKITRAVRESRRLGLGIMGFADLLYKLNVPYDSETGRKIAADLMGFIALHAHDESNKLGRDKGSFPLFEKSRYYREDEFIPFAMGMSKYDDEIKNIMKESKNGKRNVAVLTIAPTGSISNIADTSSGLEPNFLLAYIRYMNKHDGSKEALFYVNKILEKRLGIELLNKIKNQLIEKGSLQGIDIIPDEIKRVFVTAMDISPMDHLLMQDAFQRYTDNNISKTINMPSSSTEEDVLNIYLEAFKLNVRGLTIYRDGSLQTQVLTSAKHVKTKDAPKVQFFLLDEKHKLRPRPRKNTLRSVTRKYKTENGTTYITVSFDDNGEAVEIFLSNGTELAEAIGRLSSIALRAGVSAEEILEQLKKVKGTYSNGLALEIQKAIKDFVELWGESKIEDSETFTIDGIAKSAEEVEKFVMANNLEWNEGYYIDADGNVYCPSCLSKNTIIKQEGCMSCKKCGWSKCS; encoded by the coding sequence TTGTACAGTGAAGTGGTTCAGACGTGGAAAAATGTTGAGCCTTCAAAAAACGCCTACAAAATTCTTTCTGAAAGGTATTTCGTAAAAGATTTAGACGGAACATACCTTGAAAACACATGGGCAGATGTTTGTCGGAGAGTAGCTCGGGTAATATCCACAGCCGAATTAGTGAATGATCCAGCAATGTTAAACCTTTCAGATGCAGAAAAGCTCGACAGAATTAAAGAATGGGAAGTGTCATTTTACGAACTTCTCAAATCACGTATCTTTATTCCAAATAGTCCGACTTTATTTAACGCTGGAATGGGTGTAAAAAAAGAATTGCTCTGGAAACCGTTAGAAAATATGAGCTTAAACGACTACTGGGAAATTTATAACACACGAAATCATTTGCACATGTTGTCCGCATGTTTTGTTGTACCCGTGGAGGATAGTATCGATGGGATTTTTGAAGCTGTTAAAGAATATGCCTTGATAACTAAAGCAGGTGGAGGAATTGGTAGTAACTTTTCAAAATTACGTCCAAAAGGAAGTTTTGTGGCCGGAACTCATGGGCAGGCATCGGGACCTATATCTTTTATGCACGTTTTTAACTCCGCTATAGCTGTGGTGGAACAGGGATACAGAAGAAGAGGAGCACTTATGGGAATTCTTAACATAAACCATCCTGACATTGAGGAGTTCATTACGGCAAAAGAAAACAACGACGGAGAAAAAATACTAAAGTTTTTCAACATTTCTGTAGGTATACCATTTGAAAAAGAGATATTTTTGAAACTGTATGAAGAAGACGGTGAGATCGAATTAAAACATCCAAAGTTTGAAATCATCAGAAAAATAAAAGTTCGAAAGTTAATGGAGAAGATAACCAAAAACGCCTGGAAAACCGGTGATCCTGGATTTGCATTTTTGCACGAGATGAACAAATACTATGCCTTATATCCTGAAAAAGAGATCATATCCACAAATCCATGCGGAGAGATAGGGCTTGCACCTTACGAAGCATGTAATCTTGGCTCAATCGATGTTGCAAAATTTGCTGATGAACATGGAAACTATGACTGGGAAGCTCTGGAAAAAACTGTAAGATTAGCCATACGATTTTTAGATAATGTAATTGATGTAAGTGTATTTCCGCTTGAGAAAATCACCAGGGCAGTGAGAGAAAGCAGGCGACTCGGTCTTGGAATTATGGGATTCGCTGATTTACTTTACAAATTAAACGTTCCTTATGATTCGGAAACCGGTAGAAAAATCGCCGCTGATCTTATGGGATTTATTGCTCTTCATGCTCATGACGAATCAAATAAACTCGGTCGTGATAAGGGAAGTTTTCCATTATTTGAAAAGAGTCGATATTATAGAGAAGACGAATTTATTCCATTTGCTATGGGAATGAGTAAATATGATGACGAAATCAAAAATATTATGAAAGAGTCTAAAAACGGAAAAAGAAATGTAGCTGTTTTAACTATAGCCCCCACAGGCTCCATTTCAAATATTGCAGATACAAGTAGCGGCCTTGAACCAAACTTTTTATTGGCATACATTAGATATATGAACAAACATGATGGCAGTAAAGAAGCGTTATTCTATGTAAACAAAATACTCGAAAAAAGGTTAGGAATTGAGTTGTTAAATAAGATAAAAAATCAGTTAATAGAAAAGGGTTCTTTACAAGGCATAGATATAATTCCCGATGAAATAAAACGAGTGTTTGTAACCGCTATGGATATTTCACCAATGGATCATCTTCTGATGCAAGATGCGTTTCAACGATACACAGATAACAATATATCAAAAACTATAAACATGCCATCATCATCTACAGAAGAAGATGTGTTAAACATCTATCTTGAAGCTTTCAAACTTAATGTAAGGGGTCTCACTATATATAGAGATGGTTCTTTACAAACCCAGGTACTTACATCTGCAAAGCATGTAAAAACAAAAGATGCACCAAAAGTTCAGTTCTTTCTCCTTGATGAAAAGCACAAATTAAGGCCGCGTCCAAGAAAAAACACATTAAGAAGTGTGACAAGAAAGTACAAGACAGAAAACGGAACAACATATATAACTGTATCCTTCGATGATAACGGCGAAGCCGTTGAAATTTTTCTTTCAAATGGCACAGAATTAGCAGAAGCAATAGGTCGTTTATCTTCAATAGCTCTAAGAGCAGGTGTCTCTGCAGAAGAAATTCTTGAACAATTGAAAAAAGTAAAAGGAACTTACTCCAACGGCCTTGCTTTAGAAATACAAAAGGCCATCAAGGATTTCGTAGAACTCTGGGGAGAATCAAAAATAGAAGACAGCGAGACTTTCACAATTGATGGTATTGCAAAAAGTGCCGAAGAGGTGGAAAAGTTTGTAATGGCAAATAATTTAGAATGGAATGAAGGATATTACATTGACGCCGACGGAAATGTTTACTGTCCTTCGTGTTTATCAAAAAACACTATTATTAAACAGGAAGGTTGTATGAGCTGTAAAAAATGCGGTTGGAGTAAATGCAGTTAA
- a CDS encoding monomeric [FeFe] hydrogenase, translating to MRKLVLNNIMKIRRKLYLELVRSYKNGKLKEVLPRLPKMIIPDNDHFSDKIRKFYEREIVKEKIKFALGLDYSKVKDMELYEILPFLEDIIRGESELLEKEKFVEVIREVCSECPGGKYYVTDLCRNCVAHSCVNVCPKNAISIVNNRANIDYGKCINCGLCAAACPYYAIIKLERPCESVCFSKAILFSEEGHMEIVKERCYLCGACYVACPFGAIETPSQIMQVVHKLLNKEKLIAIYAPSAITQFGSKVSLQQFRKALKNLGFSFVFEVAVGADMVAEAEAEHFLNTKQLMLTSCCPAFVYFVEKKFPDFLENVSPISSPMVALAQKLRKEFPDYKIVFIGPCIAKKKEAEDNNIPDYVLTFEETVAIFAAFGIEPMLLEEENLEEATPYAWKFAASGGVAGAVEYYIKKLSKERLKQDLNLFSASGIEECIKGFKEMKSGKLTIDIFEGMACDGGCIAGPCILVDPRISLSKLKKVFFT from the coding sequence TTGAGAAAATTAGTTTTAAATAATATTATGAAAATAAGAAGAAAATTATATCTGGAACTTGTAAGGAGCTATAAAAATGGTAAATTGAAAGAGGTTTTACCGAGATTACCTAAAATGATAATACCTGATAATGATCATTTTTCTGATAAAATTAGAAAATTTTATGAAAGGGAAATTGTAAAGGAAAAAATAAAGTTTGCTCTTGGATTAGATTACTCTAAGGTGAAAGATATGGAATTGTACGAAATCCTTCCCTTTCTGGAAGATATAATACGTGGAGAGTCTGAGTTATTAGAAAAGGAAAAATTTGTGGAAGTTATAAGAGAAGTGTGCAGTGAATGTCCAGGAGGAAAATATTATGTTACTGATCTTTGTAGAAACTGTGTAGCTCACTCGTGTGTGAATGTGTGTCCTAAAAATGCAATATCCATAGTTAACAATAGGGCAAATATAGATTATGGTAAATGTATAAATTGTGGGCTTTGCGCCGCTGCCTGTCCATATTATGCTATTATAAAGCTTGAACGTCCCTGTGAATCTGTTTGTTTTTCTAAAGCAATTCTGTTTTCGGAAGAGGGGCACATGGAAATAGTAAAAGAGAGATGTTATCTGTGTGGAGCATGCTATGTAGCCTGTCCATTTGGTGCTATAGAAACTCCTTCGCAAATTATGCAGGTGGTTCATAAACTTCTAAACAAAGAAAAACTAATAGCAATATATGCACCATCTGCGATTACACAATTTGGAAGTAAAGTATCTCTTCAACAATTTAGAAAAGCACTGAAAAACCTGGGCTTTTCTTTTGTTTTTGAAGTTGCTGTGGGAGCGGATATGGTAGCTGAAGCTGAAGCAGAACATTTTCTCAACACAAAACAACTTATGCTAACGTCATGTTGTCCTGCATTTGTTTATTTTGTAGAGAAAAAATTCCCTGATTTTCTGGAAAATGTTTCCCCTATTTCTTCTCCCATGGTTGCTTTGGCCCAAAAGTTGAGAAAAGAGTTTCCCGATTACAAAATAGTTTTTATAGGGCCATGCATAGCCAAAAAGAAAGAGGCAGAAGATAATAATATTCCCGATTATGTCCTGACTTTCGAAGAGACAGTTGCCATTTTCGCTGCTTTTGGTATAGAGCCTATGCTTCTGGAGGAAGAGAATCTTGAAGAAGCCACTCCATACGCATGGAAATTTGCCGCAAGCGGTGGTGTGGCCGGGGCAGTTGAGTATTATATAAAAAAGTTATCAAAGGAAAGATTAAAGCAAGATCTAAATTTGTTTTCTGCGAGCGGTATAGAAGAGTGTATTAAAGGTTTTAAAGAGATGAAATCAGGAAAATTAACAATCGACATATTTGAAGGAATGGCATGTGACGGAGGCTGTATAGCAGGTCCCTGTATTCTTGTGGATCCCAGAATTTCTTTGAGCAAATTAAAAAAGGTCTTTTTTACTTAA
- a CDS encoding (2Fe-2S) ferredoxin domain-containing protein: MKKLKIEICVGSCCHMLGAQELVETTKNFPEWLKEKIVVELFPCFGVCCEDKESPIVRIEGKYYEKVTPEVLRNVIVGLLERGEEN, from the coding sequence ATGAAAAAATTAAAAATAGAAATTTGTGTAGGAAGTTGTTGCCATATGTTAGGTGCTCAGGAACTTGTAGAAACGACGAAAAATTTTCCAGAATGGCTTAAAGAAAAAATTGTTGTAGAGTTGTTTCCGTGTTTTGGCGTGTGTTGTGAAGACAAAGAATCACCCATTGTAAGAATAGAAGGCAAATATTATGAAAAAGTAACTCCTGAAGTTCTGAGAAATGTGATTGTAGGGTTACTCGAAAGAGGTGAAGAAAATTGA